The nucleotide sequence GAGCACGCCGATCGCGGGCACGATCAGCGGGAACGCGAGCCCGGAGTCGCCGAACGCCGCCTTGCCGAGGATCAGCGCGGCGACCAGCGTCACGGCGTACGACTCGAAGAGGTCGGCCGCCATGCCCGCACAGTCGCCGACGTTGTCGCCCACGTTGTCGGCGATGGTCGCGGCATTACGCGGGTCGTCCTCCGGAATGCCCTGCTCGACCTTGCCGACCAGGTCGGCGCCGACGTCGGCGGCCTTGGTGAAGATGCCGCCGCCGACCCGCATGAACATGGCGATGAGCGCGGCCCCTAGGCCGAAGCCCTCCAGCACCTTCGGCGCGTCGGCCGCGTAGACGAGGACCACGCAGGACGCGCCGAGAAGGCCGAGCCCCACCGTGAACATCCCGACGACGCCGCCCGTGCGAAATGCGATCTTCATCGCCTTGTGCGAGACGGCGGTGAGATCTTTTTCCGGCTCGCCTTCCGCCGGTGTCGCTTCCCGGGCCGCCGCGGCGACGCGCACATTGCTGCGCACGGCGAGCCACATACCGATATAGCCGGTGGCCGCCGAGAACGCCGCGCCGATCAAGAAGAACACCGACCGTCCGGCGCGCTGATTCCAGTCGTCCGCGGGCAGCAGCAAGAGCAGGAAGAACACGACGACGGCGAATACGCCTAGCGTGCGCAACTGCCGTGCCAGATAGGCGTTCGCGCCTTCCTGGATCGCCGTCGCGATCTCCTTCATGCTGTCGGTGCCCTCGCCCGCCGCGAGGACCTGGCGCACCAGGACCCCGGCGACGGCGAGCGCCGCCAGTGCCACAACGCCGATCACCATGACGATGATCCGGTTGTCGTCGGTCAGTACCGCGGCTGCGAAGTCCGTGGTCTGGTCAAACCTTTGAGGGGTAGAAAGCCCCGCCATTCGTCCTCCTTGACGCTTGGGCTGAGCTCAAGATGTGGACGGATTCTAGGGAGCAGAACCTGATCAAAACAGTGCACGGCAAGCGGAATTGGCCTTCACATGCTGTCCAGCAAAAGATCCGCGCACGACCACGTTACTCGAAAGAAGTAACGCCTCAAAGGCATTGACGCTTGATCAAATAATCGCGTGATTGATCGTGAATTCCTTCACGAATTCCGGTGTTCCTATGAACGGCGATCGGAATAAATGCCGAATAAAAGCGAAGGGCCCTGCTCAGCAGGGCCCTTCGCGGTACTACTTGAAGTTGAGAAGATCGGGTCGATCGGGCGATCGGGTCGATCAGGGCAGCGCGGCGATCGACGGCGTCGTCGGCCAGGTCATGCGGATCAGCCCGCCGTTCTCCCCGGCAGAGACCTCGACGTCGTCGACGAGACCGCTGATCACCGCGAGGCCCATGTCGTCCTCCTCGATGTCGTCCGCGTCGACGCCGGCGCCCGAGTCACCGGGCACGGCGTGCGGCGCCTCGTCGCCGACCTCGATGGAGAACTGCTTCTCCTCCTCGATCAGCGACACCTGCACAGGCGCCGAGATACCGCCGCTCTGATGCAGTCCGACGGCACGGGTGCACGCCTCGCCGACGGCCAACCTGACCTCGTCGAGGACGGCCTCGTCCACTCCGGCCCTGCGCGCCACCGCTGCCGCCACGAGTCGGGCGGTCCGGACGTGCTCGGGCAGCGCGCTGAAGCGGAGTTCAACGGTGGCCATGCATCCCCCTCAGAACTACGGGCGTGCTGTCGGAGGGCCGGGCCCATGGGCCCGGACCCCCTCACTTGTCTCGTGCCGTTCCGGACGCGGGGCCCGGGCGAGCGTGATCAGTCGGTGGCCGCCACCGCTTCGTCGACCGAGGTGTGAATCGGGAACACCTTGGTCAGACCGGTGATGCGGAAGATCTTCAAAATCCGCTCCTGGTTGCACACCAGGCGCAGCGAGCCCTCATGGGCCCGTACGCGCTTCAGGCCGCCCACCAGCACGCCGAGCCCGGTGGAGTCGAGGAAGTCGACGCCCTCCATGTCGACGACGAGGTGAAAACTCCCGTCGTTGACCAGCTCGACCAGCTGCTCACGCAGCTTGGGCGCGGTATAAACGTCGATTTCGCCACCGACCTCGACGACCGTACGATCGCCGACAGTACGGGTCGACAGGGACAGGTCCACGGATCCTCCAGCACCTTGCTATCGAGCGTTCGCCCCTCGGGACACCTCGGCTTGAAAGCCCCCGGGACGGTTCGCCAGCCGCGATGGCATTCAATCACTTACCGGCAGGCGTGCACGACGCCTTGGCTCCATTGTCCGTCACGCCGGTGACACACTCGATGCCGATGGCCAAGAATCACCGATCCGATCGATCCCCGACGGACCCCGCCTCCAGCCCCTCGCCGAGCACGGTCCTGGACCGGCTTGCCTCGGGGCCGAGCCGGGCTTCGCGCATCACTCATACGGAGCATGTGCCCCCGCGTGCGGGCCGCCATGCCGTCTGGCCCGACCGGATCCGGTCGGAAGTCATCGCCGCCGTGCAGGCCGCGGGAATCGAACATCCCTGGGCCCACCAGGCACGCGTCGCCGAGCACGCGCTGGACGGCGACTCGGTCGTCGTCGCCACCGGAACCGCCTCCGGCAAGTCGCTGGCCTATCTCGTCCCGGTCCTCTCACGCCTCCTGGACGGCTCCGAGGCCCCCAACGGCCGTGGGGCGACCGCGCTCTACCTCGCCCCCACCAAAGCCCTCGCGGCGGACCAGCTGCGATCCGTGAAAGAACTTTCACAACCTCTCGGAAACGCCGTACGTCCGGCCGTGTACGACGGCGACACCCCGGTCGAGGAACGCGAGTGGGTGCGCCAGTACGCCAACTACGTCCTCACCAACCCCGACATGCTGCACCGCGGGATACTCCCCTCCCACCCCCGCTGGTCCTCCTTCCTGCGCGCCCTCAAGTACGTCGTCATCGACGAGTGCCACACCTACCGCGGCGTCTTCGGCTCCCACGTCGCCCACGTGCTGCGCCGCCTGCGCCGCCTCTGCGCCCGCTACGGCGCCGAGCCCGTCTTCCTGCTGGCCTCCGCCACCGCCGCCGAGCCCTCGGTCGCCGCCCGCCGCCTCACCGGCCTCCCGGTCACCGAGGTCGCGGACGACGCCTCACCCCGTGGGGAACTGGTTTTCGCCCTCTGGGAGCCCCCGCTCACCGAACTCCACGGCGAGAAGGGCGCCCCCGTCCGCCGCACCGCCACCGCCGAGACCGCCGACCTCCTCACCGACCTGACCGTCCAGGGCGTCCGCTCCGTCGCCTTCGTACGCTCCCGGCGCGGCGCCGAACTGATCTCGGTGATCGCGCAGGAACGCCTCTCCGAGATCGACCGCTCTCTCGTCCGGCGCGTCGCCGCCTACCGCGGCGGCTACCTTCCCGAGGAACGCCGCGCCCTCGAACGTGCCCTGCACTCCGGGGAACTTCTCGGCCTCGCCGCCACCACCGCCCTCGAACTCGGCATCGACATCTCCGGTCTGGACGCCGTCCTCATCGCCGGCTACCCGGGCACCCGCGCCTCCCTGTGGCAGCAGGCCGGCCGCGCCGGACGCGCCGGCCAGGGCGCCCTCGCCGTCCTCGTCGCCCGCGACGACCCGCTGGACACCTTCCTGGTCCACCACCCGGAGGCCCTGTTCGGCCAACCGGTGGAATCGACCGTCCTCGACCCCGACAACCCGTACGTCCTCGCCCCCCACCTCTGCGCCGCCGCCGCGGAACTGCCCCTGACGGACGAGGACCTCGACCTGTTCGGGCCGGCCTGCGAGGAACTGCTGCCGCAGCTGGAGGCCGCGAAACTGCTCCGCCGCCGGGCCAAGGCCTGGCACTGGACGCGCCGCGAACGGGCCGCCGACCTGACCGACATCCGGGGCCAGGGCGGCCGCCCCGTCCAGGTCGTCGAGACCGGCACGGGCCGACTCCTCGGCACGGTCGACGCGGGCGCCGCCCACACCTCCGTCCACGAGGGCGCGGTCCACCTGCACCAGGGCCGTACGTACCTGGTGCGCGAACTGGACCTGGAGGACTCCGTCGCCCTCGTCGAACAGGCCGACCCGCCCTATTCGACGGTCGCCCGCGACACCACCGCCATCTCCGTCCTGGAGACCGACACCGAAGTCCCCTGGGGCGTCGGCCGGTTGTGCTACGGCTCCGTCGAAGTCACCAACCAGGTCGTCTCCTTCCTCCGTCGCCGCCTCATCACCGGCGAGGTGCTCGGCGAGACCAAACTCGACCTCCCTCCTCGTACGCTGCGCACCCGCGCCGTCTGGTGGACCGTCACCGAGGACCAGCTGGACGCGGCCCGGATCAACCCCGAGATCCTCGGCGGCGCCCTGCACGCCGCCGAACACGCCTCGATCGGCATGCTGCCCCTCTTCGCGACCTGCGACCGCTGGGACATCGGCGGCGTCTCGGTCCCGCTCCACCCGGACACACTGCTCCCGACCGTCTTCGTCTACGACGGCCACCCCGGCGGCGCGGGCTTCGCCGAGCGCGCCTTCCACACCGCGCGCGCCTGGCTCACCGCCACCCGCCAGGCCATCGCCTCCTGCGAGTGCGACGCCGGCTGCCCGTCCTGCATCCAGTCCCCCAAGTGCGGCAACGGCAACGACCCGTTGCACAAACGAGGCGCCGTACGGCTGCTGACCGAACTGCTCAGGGCAGCGCCCGACGCTCCGCCGCCGGCCTGAGCGCCTCAGGACTCGGAGCCGACCGGGATCTGGCGCACGACGGTCGTACGCGGCTGATCACGCGGTTCCCCGCGCCCCTTGGGCGGCATTCCTCCGGGCCACTCCTACGAGGCGCTCCAGCGGTCCCTCCGGCCCGCTGCGGAGGGACCTGCCGGGCCTAGGCGGACCCGGCGGACCCGGTTGGACCCGACGGACCCGCCCGCGCCCTGACCTCCGCGGTGAGCGGACCCGTGCCCGACGCCGCCGTGACGTCCGAGATCTCTCCCTCGACCTCGCAGCGCACGAGTCTGCCGCCCTGAGCCCTCGCCACCCGTGCCGCCGTCGCGCAGGCCCCCTCAGCACCCTTCATCCAGTGGTCGGCGGCGGCGAGGGCCGCGAGGTCGGCCGTCGCGGCAGCCTGATGCCGGATCACAACGGCCTGCCCCAGGGCGAGCACAGCACCGAACACGGCACACAGCGCGACGATCACACCGACGGCCCAGACGGTCGCGGAGCCTCGGTCGGAGCGGATCGACCGGGCGGACCGGGCCAACCGGACCAACCGGACCGACCAGGCCAACCGGACCGACCGGGCGACTCCTGGCCGTCGGCCGGACCACAAGGACGCGCTCACCCGATCCCCACCCCCTCCGTCGTGGCCGCCCCCACCGTCTCCTCCGCCAGCGCCA is from Streptomyces sp. NBC_01314 and encodes:
- a CDS encoding ATP-binding protein encodes the protein MATVELRFSALPEHVRTARLVAAAVARRAGVDEAVLDEVRLAVGEACTRAVGLHQSGGISAPVQVSLIEEEKQFSIEVGDEAPHAVPGDSGAGVDADDIEEDDMGLAVISGLVDDVEVSAGENGGLIRMTWPTTPSIAALP
- the bldG gene encoding anti-sigma factor antagonist BldG, with the translated sequence MDLSLSTRTVGDRTVVEVGGEIDVYTAPKLREQLVELVNDGSFHLVVDMEGVDFLDSTGLGVLVGGLKRVRAHEGSLRLVCNQERILKIFRITGLTKVFPIHTSVDEAVAATD
- a CDS encoding DEAD/DEAH box helicase; translation: MAFNHLPAGVHDALAPLSVTPVTHSMPMAKNHRSDRSPTDPASSPSPSTVLDRLASGPSRASRITHTEHVPPRAGRHAVWPDRIRSEVIAAVQAAGIEHPWAHQARVAEHALDGDSVVVATGTASGKSLAYLVPVLSRLLDGSEAPNGRGATALYLAPTKALAADQLRSVKELSQPLGNAVRPAVYDGDTPVEEREWVRQYANYVLTNPDMLHRGILPSHPRWSSFLRALKYVVIDECHTYRGVFGSHVAHVLRRLRRLCARYGAEPVFLLASATAAEPSVAARRLTGLPVTEVADDASPRGELVFALWEPPLTELHGEKGAPVRRTATAETADLLTDLTVQGVRSVAFVRSRRGAELISVIAQERLSEIDRSLVRRVAAYRGGYLPEERRALERALHSGELLGLAATTALELGIDISGLDAVLIAGYPGTRASLWQQAGRAGRAGQGALAVLVARDDPLDTFLVHHPEALFGQPVESTVLDPDNPYVLAPHLCAAAAELPLTDEDLDLFGPACEELLPQLEAAKLLRRRAKAWHWTRRERAADLTDIRGQGGRPVQVVETGTGRLLGTVDAGAAHTSVHEGAVHLHQGRTYLVRELDLEDSVALVEQADPPYSTVARDTTAISVLETDTEVPWGVGRLCYGSVEVTNQVVSFLRRRLITGEVLGETKLDLPPRTLRTRAVWWTVTEDQLDAARINPEILGGALHAAEHASIGMLPLFATCDRWDIGGVSVPLHPDTLLPTVFVYDGHPGGAGFAERAFHTARAWLTATRQAIASCECDAGCPSCIQSPKCGNGNDPLHKRGAVRLLTELLRAAPDAPPPA
- a CDS encoding Rv3654c family TadE-like protein, which gives rise to MSASLWSGRRPGVARSVRLAWSVRLVRLARSARSIRSDRGSATVWAVGVIVALCAVFGAVLALGQAVVIRHQAAATADLAALAAADHWMKGAEGACATAARVARAQGGRLVRCEVEGEISDVTAASGTGPLTAEVRARAGPSGPTGSAGSA